The Bartonella grahamii subsp. shimonis region ATAGTGGTGCTTCTGCCCAAAAACCAGTGTCAGTACTCAATGCAATGAATAATTATTATCATTATAGTTATGCTAATGTGCATAGGGGAATGTATTTTTTAGCCAACATAGCAACACAATCATATGAAAATTCTCGTGAAACCGTTCGTGTTTTTCTAAATGCTCAAAAAGCTGAAGAAATTGTTTTTACGAAGAATGCAACAGAAGCTATTAATACCGTTGCTTATGGTTGGGCTATGCCCAAACTCAAAGAAGGTGATGAGATTGTTCTAACGATCATGGAACATCATTCAAATATTATTCCTTGGCATTTTCTCCGTGAACAAAAAGGTGTTAAACTTATTTTTGTTCCTGTCGATGAAAATGGTGTTTTGCACATTGAAGATTTCCAAAAGGCTTTAAGCGAAAAAACGCGGCTTGTTGCTATAACGCATATGTCCAATATATTAGGAACTGTGCCTCCTGTTAAAGAGATTATTAAGCTCGCACATCAAAATTCTATTCCTGTTCTTGTTGATGGTTCTCAAGGAGCAGTACATTTAACCGTTGATGTGCAAGATCTTGATTGTGATTGGTATGTCTTTACAGGTCATAAGCTTTATGGTCCCACTGGTATTGGTGTTTTGTATGGTAAGGAAGATAGATTAGAAGAAATGCGTCCTTTTCAAGGGGGAGGGGAAATGATCGAGGAGGTAACAACCGATAAGGTTTTTTATAATGCTCCTCCTTACCGTTTTGAAGCAGGCACTCCTCCTATTGTTGAAGCTATTGGATTAACTGCGGCTATTAATTATATACAAGAGAAAGGTCGTAGTAAGATTTATGCCCATGAGAGATCCCTTTTAGCTTATGCGCAGGAAAAACTTAAAACTGTTGAGTCATTGCGTATTTATGGTCATTCTCCTAATAAAGGAGCGATTATATCATTTACAATTGAAGGGATTCACGCCCATGATATTGCTATGTTTATTGATAGAAAAGGGGTCGCGATACGTGCGGGAACCCATTGTGCACAGCCTTTATTACAGCGCTTTGGTCTAACATCTATTTGTCGGGCATCGTTAGCCATGTATAATACTCAAGAAGATGTAGATCAATTAGTAGAAGCATTGAAAGAAACAAGGACATTTTTTAATGGCTGAATCAATTGAAGAGCGTCATTCTACAGAATCTGTTGAAACTGTAAGCGAAAATAAAAAGACTTATGTATCAGCGATTCCAGCAGATGAAATTGATCGTATGACGAATGATATTATTGCTGCTCTTAAAACAGTTTATGACCCAGAGATTCCTGCTGATATTTATGAGCTAGGATTGATTTATCGTATTGATATTGAAGATGATCGTTCAGTAAAAATTGAAATGACTCTTACAGCACCGGGATGTCCTGTTGCTGGTGAAATGCCGGGGTGGGTAGAAAATGCAGTCAGTGCAGTTGAAGGGGTGTCGTATGTTGAAGTCACTATGACTTTTGATCCACCATGGACACCTGATTGTATGTCAGAAGAAGCTCAAATTGCTGTCGGATGGTACTAAAAGTATTGTCAAGAGAATCTATTTTAGCCATTCATGAATAAGCTGTTTACTTTTCACAAGCATTTCAATTTAAGGACGATCGCATGGGTTATAATAAACAAAAATTAGAACTTAACTGGATTGGAAAAGAAAAACGCCCAAAACTAGAGCCTCGTATCTTATTAGAAGATCTTGAAAAATCTTATCACGCTTCGCATCAAATATCATCCCAAGATATTTTTGATAATAAACTTATTTTTGGTGACAATTTGCTCGTACTCAAAGCACTTGAACAAGAATATATGGGGAAGGTAAAATGTATCTATATCGATCCGCCTTATAATACAGGGAATGCCTTTGAACATTATGAAGATGGTTTAGAGCATTCCCTATGGCTCAGCCTTATGAGAGACAGGTTAGAATTGTTACATCATTTACTGGCAGATGATGGAAGTATCTGGATATCAATTGATGATGATGAACAAGCCTATCTTAAAGTGATGATGGATGAAATTTTTGGTCGCCAAAATTTTATCAACAACATTATTTGGCAAAAAAAATTTGCTCCGCAGAATGATGCAAAGTGGCTTTCAGACAATCATGATTTCGTGATAGTTTATGCCAAAGATAAAACGATTTGGCGCCCTCAATTGCTTCCTCGTTCAAGCGATATGGATGCGCGCTATAAAAATCCTGATAATGATCCGCGTGGGTTATGGCAATCTGGAGATCTATCCGTAAAAAGAGTAACGCCTAAGGATATTTATGAAATCATCACACCTTCTGGACGCAAGGTGATGCCTCCTAATGGTAGAAGTTGGGCTATAAGTGAAAAAAAATTCTCTGAATTATTAAAAGATAATCGTATTTGGTTTGGAACAGATAATAATGGAGTGCCACGTATTAAGCGTTTTTTATCAGAAGTAAAAAATGGTATGGTTTCAATGACGATTTGGCCCTATACAGAAGTGGGACACAACCAAGATGCCAAAAGAGAAGTCAAAGTTTTTAATTCTGATAATGTTTTTACAACTCCCAAACCTGAGCGTTTAATGGAGCGCATCATTCAACTTGCCACAAATCCCGGTGATCTTGTTTTAGATTCCTTTGCTGGTTCTGGTACGACTGGTGCTGTTGCTCATAAAATGGGACGCAAGTGGATTATGATTGAACTTGGTGAGCATTGTCACACCCACATTATCCCACGTTTAAAACAAGTTATTGATGGAACTGATCAGGGGGGAATTTCCAAAAGTGTCAATTGGCAAGGTGGCGGTGGATTTCGCTATTATCGTCTTGCACCTTCTTTATTACAAAAAGATCCATGGGGACAATGGATTATCAGTCGCGAATATAATGCTGCGATGCTTTCAGAAGCAATGTGCAAACATATGGGATTTACCTATGCACCTGATGAAAATCATTATTGGATGCAAGGGTATTCAACCGAAACAGATTATATTTACGTCACAACCAGCGCCATGTCTCATGAACAACTCCGTATAATGAGTGAAGAGGTAGGCTCTCATCGTACACTGCTGATTTGTTGTACAGCCTTTGATACGAAATCAGCATCATTTGAAAATCTGACACTCACTAAAATCCCCCGTGCAGTATTAGAAAAATGCGAATGGGGAAGGGATGATTACAGTTTAAATATAGCCAATCTTGAACCAATGATTATGGTAAAAGAAAACAACAAAGATAAAGATATTGCGCAAGCAGAATTAGATTTATTTGAATAATATATAAAAAGCGGAGTTTTTCATGAACGCTGTTGAAAAAAGGATTTCTGCTCGCTTATCGTTGCGTGATCCTCAACGTGAATCTTTAAATATTTTGGTAAAAATCTTAGAAAATATAGAACTTTCTAAAAATGCTAATTTGGTTGCAGAGTTAGAAGTGATAAAAAATCTTTATCCTTCTGTACAAGATTTTGAACGAAACTTTCCCTCTTTTTGTTTTGCCTTAGCAACGGGTGTTGGAAAAACACGACTTATGGGTGCTTTTATCAGCTATCTTTATTTAACAGGTCGCAGTCGCCATTTTTTTGTTTTAGCGCCAAATTTGACTATTTATGAAAAGTTAAAACAGGATTTTAGTCCCCAAAGTCCGAAGTATGTTTTCAGTGGAATGAGTGAATTTATTGCCAATAGACCTGTTATTATTACAGGTGAAGATTATGAAAGTGGTAAAGGTATTCGCGCTGATGAACACCATTTTCAAGGACAAAAGCGTTTGTTTGAGAATAGAGATACGGCCTTTATCAATATTTTTAATATTTCTAAAATTAATACAACAGATAATAAAA contains the following coding sequences:
- a CDS encoding cysteine desulfurase, whose protein sequence is MENNVQTFTYNVEEIRRDFPLLHHKVYGKRLAYLDSGASAQKPVSVLNAMNNYYHYSYANVHRGMYFLANIATQSYENSRETVRVFLNAQKAEEIVFTKNATEAINTVAYGWAMPKLKEGDEIVLTIMEHHSNIIPWHFLREQKGVKLIFVPVDENGVLHIEDFQKALSEKTRLVAITHMSNILGTVPPVKEIIKLAHQNSIPVLVDGSQGAVHLTVDVQDLDCDWYVFTGHKLYGPTGIGVLYGKEDRLEEMRPFQGGGEMIEEVTTDKVFYNAPPYRFEAGTPPIVEAIGLTAAINYIQEKGRSKIYAHERSLLAYAQEKLKTVESLRIYGHSPNKGAIISFTIEGIHAHDIAMFIDRKGVAIRAGTHCAQPLLQRFGLTSICRASLAMYNTQEDVDQLVEALKETRTFFNG
- a CDS encoding SUF system Fe-S cluster assembly protein, giving the protein MAESIEERHSTESVETVSENKKTYVSAIPADEIDRMTNDIIAALKTVYDPEIPADIYELGLIYRIDIEDDRSVKIEMTLTAPGCPVAGEMPGWVENAVSAVEGVSYVEVTMTFDPPWTPDCMSEEAQIAVGWY
- a CDS encoding site-specific DNA-methyltransferase; translation: MGYNKQKLELNWIGKEKRPKLEPRILLEDLEKSYHASHQISSQDIFDNKLIFGDNLLVLKALEQEYMGKVKCIYIDPPYNTGNAFEHYEDGLEHSLWLSLMRDRLELLHHLLADDGSIWISIDDDEQAYLKVMMDEIFGRQNFINNIIWQKKFAPQNDAKWLSDNHDFVIVYAKDKTIWRPQLLPRSSDMDARYKNPDNDPRGLWQSGDLSVKRVTPKDIYEIITPSGRKVMPPNGRSWAISEKKFSELLKDNRIWFGTDNNGVPRIKRFLSEVKNGMVSMTIWPYTEVGHNQDAKREVKVFNSDNVFTTPKPERLMERIIQLATNPGDLVLDSFAGSGTTGAVAHKMGRKWIMIELGEHCHTHIIPRLKQVIDGTDQGGISKSVNWQGGGGFRYYRLAPSLLQKDPWGQWIISREYNAAMLSEAMCKHMGFTYAPDENHYWMQGYSTETDYIYVTTSAMSHEQLRIMSEEVGSHRTLLICCTAFDTKSASFENLTLTKIPRAVLEKCEWGRDDYSLNIANLEPMIMVKENNKDKDIAQAELDLFE